CACCTCGGGGGACATGCCGATTCCGGTGTCCGTGAGGGCGAGCTGGACGTACGGGCCCGGCGTGGCCTTCGGGTGGTCAGCGACGGACTTCTCGTCGAACGCCACGTTGCGCGTCTCGATCGTCAGCGTTCCCCCCGTGGGCATGGCGTCGCGCGCGTTCACGACCAGATTCAGCAGCACCTGGTCGAGCTGGCCCGCATCGGCCTTCGCGTGGTGGAGCTCCCGCGCGAGGTTCAGCTCGAGCTGGATGTCCTCTCCCAGAATGCGTCGAAGCATCTTCTCCGCGTCGCGCACGATGCCGTTAAGACTCAGCACGCGCGGCTCCAGGATCTGCTTGCGGCCGAAGGCCAGAAGCTGCTGGGTGAGCTGCGCTGCCCGCTGGGCGGCTCGCTGTATCTCCTTCATGTCGGAGGAGAGCTGCTGGTTCGCGGAGGCGTTGCGGAGCGCCATGCTCGAGTACGAGAGGATCACCGTGAGGAGGTTGTTGAAGTCGTGTGCGACGCCGCCCGCGAGGCGTCCGATGGCTTCCATACGCTGAACCTGCTGGACCTGCTCCTGCAGGCGCCATTGCTCGGTCACGTCCCGGATCATGTTCGCGGCGTAGCGCACCTCGCCTTGTGCGTCGTAGATCGGGAAGAACATCATCTCGACCGCGACCCGGCGTCCCTCGGTGACGTGGACCTGAGTCAGCTCTCGGGGATCGAACCAGAAGGGCGGGATGCTGATCGTCTCGCCGCGGAAGGCGCGCGCCGTGAGGCGGGCCTGCTCGGCGTGGGGGCCGTCCAGCTCGCGCAGGACGTTGAACTCGGGCGGAGGCTCGACGCCGAAGAGGTCCACGAAGGC
The sequence above is a segment of the Deltaproteobacteria bacterium genome. Coding sequences within it:
- a CDS encoding response regulator, whose protein sequence is MSEPSRPSLGEAVAAARQKLAGIEDPLETLAAFFALSPFAMQVFHANGHCLFVNRAFVDLFGVEPPPEFNVLRELDGPHAEQARLTARAFRGETISIPPFWFDPRELTQVHVTEGRRVAVEMMFFPIYDAQGEVRYAANMIRDVTEQWRLQEQVQQVQRMEAIGRLAGGVAHDFNNLLTVILSYSSMALRNASANQQLSSDMKEIQRAAQRAAQLTQQLLAFGRKQILEPRVLSLNGIVRDAEKMLRRILGEDIQLELNLARELHHAKADAGQLDQVLLNLVVNARDAMPTGGTLTIETRNVAFDEKSVADHPKATPGPYVQLALTDTGIGMSPEVKARIFDPFFTTKERGKGTGLGLATVLGIVEQSGGLVHVQSEPGSGSAFRISLPATMEALEAPKPLAVPDLLGRGEVVLVVEDEDRVRRLVVRILAEAGYVVLDAASSDAALRLAAERTEAIHLLLTDVVMPHGSGPELAQALTAVRPDLKVLFMSGYAEDAITRHGMLHPGAMLVRKPVAPVQLLARVREALGDVEEP